The window TCGCCGGCGCCCGAGAAGCCCGGCTTCGCCATCGAGGCGGCCGAGCCGACCGAAGGCGGTCCTGCCGCGCCTGCCGCGGCGGAAAAGCCGATCGCCGACATGCTGGCCAGCGCCAGCGTCGACCAGGGCGCCGCCATCTTCAAGAAATGCCAGGCCTGTCACTCGGGTGAGAAGGGCGGCCCTAACAAGGTCGGCCCCGACCTCTGGGATGTGGTCGACCGTCCGGTCGCCTCGCATGAGGGCTTCGCCTATTCGGCCGGCATGAAGGATTTCTCGAAGGGCGGCAGCGAAAAGTGGACCTACGACAACATCAACCACTTCATCACCTCGCCGAAGAAGTTCGTGAAGGGCACGGCGATGGGCTTCGCCGGCCTGCCGAAGGAAGAAGACCGCGCCAACGTCATCGCCTATCTGCGCACGCTGTCGGACAATCCGAAGCCGCTGCCGCAGCCGGGCGCTTCGGCGGAGGCCAAGCCCGCCGAAGGCGCAAAGCCCGCCGGCGCAGCACCTGCCAAGCCCGCTGAGGGCGCCGCTCCCGCCAAGCCCGCCGAAGGGGCCGCCCCGGCCAAGCCCCCGGCGCCCGCTCCCGCTCAATAGACAAATTGTAATAGAGATATCCTCAGAAAAGCCGGGTTCGTCCCGGCTTTCTGTTAGGAAATCGCATTTGCGGCGACAAAGACCGTGCCTTGCGGTTTTCACCGCCGTCAAATGATCTAGATTGGCGGTGGACATAAGTACGCGAAGAGGAGAATGCATGAGGGTCGGCCGCTCCCGGACACTTTTCGCATCGATGATCGTGATGGCTCTCGCCGCCGGCCTGCAGGCCAGCTTCGCCGATGAATGGCACACCACCTCCTCGCTGATCGGCCCTTCCAAATACGGCGAGAATTTCCAGCGCTACGACTACGTCAACCCGGACGCGCCGAAGGGCGGCACCTTCAATTCCGTCGTCCAGGGGACGTATGACAGCTTCAACCCCTATATCGTGCAGGGAGCGCCAGCGGCCGGCTTCGCAGAATTCGGCGGCGGACTTCTCTACGACACGCTGATGGATCAGGCGCAGGACGAAGGCAGCGTCAGCCACCCGCTGATCGCCGAGGCCTATAAATACCCTTCGGACTATTCCTCGGCGACCTACCGGCTCGACACGCGCGCGAAATGGCATGACGGCCAGCCGATCACCGTCGACGACGTGATCTGGTCATTCAAGGTGCTCAAGGCCAATAGCCCGATGTACAGCCGCTACTTCGAGAACGTGACCGACGCCGTCGCGGTCTCGGATCGCGAGGTCGAATTCCATTTCAACCAGAAAGGCAACCGGGAACTGCCGAAGATCCTCGGCGACCTCGTCGTGCTGCCGAAGCACTGGTGGGAAGGCACCGACGCCAACGGCAAGAAGCGCGACATCACCCGGCCCACGCTGGAGCCGCCGCTGGGTTCCGGCGCCTACAAGATCGCCAGCTTCAAGCCTGGTTCGGAGATCGTCTGGCAGCGTGTGCCCGACTATTGGGGCGCCAAGCTTGCGGTTAAGATCGGCCGCGAGAATTTCGACACCCAGCACTTCACCTATATCCTCGACGACAATGCCGCCTGGCAGGCCTTCACCAAGGGCGGGCTGGACGACGTAAAGCCGGAAAACAGCTCCCGGCGCTGGGCGACGGCTTATAATTTCCCGGCTATCAAAGCGGG is drawn from Mesorhizobium sp. B1-1-8 and contains these coding sequences:
- a CDS encoding c-type cytochrome → MDSDEVNKLLAGFLGTVFVVFSVGIVSDALFASPAPEKPGFAIEAAEPTEGGPAAPAAAEKPIADMLASASVDQGAAIFKKCQACHSGEKGGPNKVGPDLWDVVDRPVASHEGFAYSAGMKDFSKGGSEKWTYDNINHFITSPKKFVKGTAMGFAGLPKEEDRANVIAYLRTLSDNPKPLPQPGASAEAKPAEGAKPAGAAPAKPAEGAAPAKPAEGAAPAKPPAPAPAQ